The proteins below are encoded in one region of Micromonospora pisi:
- a CDS encoding glyoxalase — MSEDQIQPNESTVPLLPCVAPDETLAFWRALGFAVAYEQTKPYLYLAFRWSGFALHYGRAASGVDPSVENTGGCLVMVDAVAPYHAAFTEAMRHTYGKVLSKGLPRITRYRPGATRFTVMDPSGNSIVFIQRDEPETLEYGGSKQLEGLARVLDNARNLQEFKQDDRAALRALNSGLRRHGDSAPAVEQAVALAVLIELSTALEEPQRVPEWGARLSQLVLTTEERRQVESAVADPTLLDGWMPTAT, encoded by the coding sequence ATGTCTGAGGACCAAATCCAGCCGAACGAGAGCACCGTGCCGCTGCTGCCCTGCGTGGCACCGGACGAAACCCTGGCCTTCTGGCGCGCCCTTGGCTTCGCCGTGGCCTACGAGCAGACGAAGCCCTATCTGTACCTGGCGTTCCGGTGGAGCGGGTTCGCACTGCACTACGGGCGCGCGGCCAGCGGCGTGGACCCGTCGGTGGAGAACACCGGCGGCTGCCTGGTGATGGTCGACGCGGTCGCGCCGTACCACGCCGCGTTCACCGAGGCGATGCGACACACGTACGGGAAAGTGCTCTCCAAGGGGCTCCCCCGGATCACCCGGTACCGGCCCGGCGCCACCCGGTTCACCGTCATGGACCCGTCCGGAAACTCGATCGTCTTTATTCAGCGCGACGAGCCGGAAACACTGGAGTACGGCGGCTCCAAGCAGCTCGAGGGGCTTGCCCGGGTCCTGGACAACGCCCGGAATCTGCAGGAGTTCAAGCAGGACGACCGGGCCGCTCTCCGCGCGCTGAACTCGGGGTTGCGCCGCCACGGCGACTCGGCGCCAGCAGTGGAGCAGGCGGTGGCGCTGGCCGTGCTCATCGAGCTGTCGACGGCGTTGGAGGAGCCGCAGCGAGTGCCGGAGTGGGGCGCCAGGCTCAGCCAACTCGTCCTGACCACGGAGGAGCGGCGTCAGGTCGAGTCCGCCGTGGCCGACCCCACGCTGCTCGACGGATGGATGCCGACCGCCACCTGA
- a CDS encoding M15 family metallopeptidase: MLSLGAAGCAAVDKAHSIVGHAAAAGPELTVANGYIPDGQSVSPFANDVPAIAKLDPDLRAAIQRAARDAAADGVQMGINSGWRSKRLQQNLLDEAIRKYGSKQEAGKWVNTPDKSSHVLGKAVDVGPTDADSWLSQHGNDYGLCQTYNNEMWHYELAVAPGDTCPQPLAPDGI; encoded by the coding sequence ATGCTGTCGCTCGGTGCGGCCGGCTGTGCCGCAGTGGACAAGGCTCACTCGATCGTGGGCCACGCCGCCGCGGCCGGCCCCGAGCTGACCGTTGCCAATGGGTATATCCCGGATGGGCAGTCGGTGTCGCCGTTCGCCAACGACGTACCCGCCATCGCCAAGCTCGACCCGGACCTCCGGGCGGCGATACAGCGGGCAGCGCGCGACGCCGCCGCGGATGGGGTGCAGATGGGGATCAACAGCGGTTGGCGTAGCAAGCGCCTCCAGCAGAACCTGCTCGATGAGGCGATCAGGAAGTACGGCAGCAAGCAGGAGGCCGGCAAGTGGGTCAACACCCCCGACAAGTCCAGCCACGTCTTGGGCAAGGCGGTGGACGTCGGACCGACTGACGCGGACAGCTGGCTCAGCCAGCACGGCAACGACTACGGCCTCTGCCAGACCTACAACAACGAGATGTGGCACTACGAGCTGGCGGTGGCGCCAGGGGACACCTGTCCACAGCCGCTCGCGCCCGACGGGATTTGA
- a CDS encoding FAD-dependent oxidoreductase, translated as MKRAVIVGAGIAGLATALRLGRDGWHTIVVERAPTRRSSGYMVNLLGPGYDAAERLGLLPVLSAHNLGLFTTVLTRADGRPKFTVPTALAEAALGKRALSVFRGTLESTLYEAVRDRTEIRFGTTVTSIDQDTDLVRVALSDGTVQHVDLLVGADGVHSTTRTAVFGAGFRVDLPYIVGAFPLPHPVAGVPEPSATTFIGPGRTAAMVNLGPQRSSAFFTYRCAQPGAELGRGPVDALGTAFGDLGGSVPDAIRHLEKDPAGAYFDAVSQVVMPQWSSGRVVVLGDAAWCVTLFAGHGAALALAGADQLGAALRQHGDNIPAALAEWEADLRPEVSRRQALARRGMHQYAPPSRFHVWSSEMTIRAITLPVVRGLVRRGIERSAR; from the coding sequence ATGAAGCGTGCAGTGATCGTCGGCGCGGGCATAGCCGGGCTGGCCACCGCCCTGCGGCTCGGACGGGACGGATGGCACACCATCGTGGTGGAGCGCGCCCCGACCCGGCGCAGCAGCGGCTACATGGTGAACCTGCTCGGACCGGGTTACGACGCCGCCGAGCGCCTCGGCCTGCTCCCCGTGCTCTCCGCCCACAACCTGGGCCTGTTCACGACCGTACTGACCCGCGCCGACGGACGTCCCAAGTTCACCGTGCCAACCGCCCTCGCCGAGGCCGCCCTCGGCAAACGGGCGCTGTCCGTGTTCCGCGGCACCCTCGAATCCACGCTCTACGAAGCCGTGCGCGACCGCACCGAGATCCGCTTCGGCACCACCGTCACCTCCATCGACCAGGACACCGACCTGGTACGGGTCGCGCTGAGCGACGGCACCGTGCAGCACGTCGACCTCCTGGTCGGCGCCGATGGCGTGCACTCCACCACCCGTACGGCAGTGTTCGGCGCAGGCTTCCGGGTCGACCTGCCGTACATCGTGGGTGCCTTTCCCCTGCCCCACCCGGTGGCGGGGGTTCCGGAGCCGTCCGCCACCACGTTCATCGGCCCGGGACGCACCGCGGCTATGGTCAACCTGGGCCCGCAACGCTCGTCGGCGTTCTTCACCTACCGGTGCGCGCAACCGGGGGCCGAACTCGGACGCGGGCCGGTGGACGCGCTCGGTACGGCGTTCGGAGATCTGGGCGGCAGCGTGCCGGACGCGATCCGCCATCTTGAGAAGGACCCGGCTGGCGCCTACTTCGACGCCGTGAGCCAGGTCGTCATGCCGCAATGGAGCAGCGGTCGGGTGGTGGTGCTCGGAGACGCGGCCTGGTGCGTCACGCTCTTCGCCGGACACGGCGCGGCCCTCGCGCTTGCCGGCGCCGATCAGCTCGGCGCCGCCCTGCGGCAGCACGGCGACAACATCCCGGCGGCACTGGCCGAATGGGAAGCTGATCTGCGCCCGGAGGTCTCCAGGCGGCAGGCACTCGCCCGCCGGGGAATGCACCAGTACGCGCCACCCAGCCGGTTCCACGTCTGGAGCAGTGAAATGACCATCCGGGCGATCACCCTTCCCGTCGTTCGCGGTCTCGTTCGGCGTGGCATCGAACGGTCGGCCCGCTGA
- a CDS encoding TetR/AcrR family transcriptional regulator, with translation MPRGVAIPEPRQHLFAALEQVIAKDGPSRLTGRAVTREAGVATGLLYAHFANFDDFLCGYGVDRTFQISSEVAGLPGRAGSGTVAGNLFDAVLATPPRTLLALTRLMVFRPDLVANIEAVLGTGTAGLQAVERAIAGYLTAEQQLGRVPTEADTEALALAVVGVLHHVALTEETGSTAQTRIRRAMATLTDGFPAVAS, from the coding sequence ATGCCGCGCGGAGTCGCCATCCCCGAACCCAGACAGCACCTCTTCGCCGCTCTCGAACAGGTGATCGCGAAAGACGGGCCGAGCCGGCTCACCGGCCGTGCCGTGACGCGCGAAGCCGGCGTGGCCACCGGGCTGCTCTACGCACACTTCGCGAACTTCGACGACTTCCTGTGCGGTTACGGGGTCGACCGGACCTTCCAGATCTCCAGCGAGGTGGCCGGCCTGCCGGGGCGGGCCGGGTCCGGCACGGTCGCCGGGAATCTGTTTGACGCGGTCCTGGCGACACCGCCGCGCACGCTGCTGGCGTTGACCCGGCTGATGGTCTTCCGGCCGGACCTGGTCGCGAACATCGAAGCGGTGCTGGGAACCGGAACTGCCGGCCTGCAAGCGGTCGAGCGCGCCATCGCCGGCTATCTGACCGCCGAGCAGCAACTCGGACGGGTCCCCACGGAGGCCGACACCGAGGCGCTCGCCCTGGCGGTGGTCGGCGTGCTGCACCACGTCGCACTCACCGAGGAGACCGGCTCAACGGCGCAGACCCGTATCCGTCGGGCCATGGCCACACTCACGGACGGCTTCCCGGCCGTCGCTTCCTAG
- a CDS encoding NBR1-Ig-like domain-containing protein, giving the protein MAGDLPNASADETDNEDAGRRGRKATPPNPDGGPVAAFAHELWDLKRRAGDPSYAAMRTRLGAAVSRSSLSAATRGTALPSWETTWEFVRVLAVDTLGADADDTRREWWARWKAAGAAEPGGANAPPQVPAPPGEAPEPQAAGTPPRPVVRLTFTQLTAAVVAALVVVASVGLLVGWSFAPSAEPAPESTVDNAHLDDAAFEGDITIPDGTVVTPSQVFTKVWQLRNTGQVRWEGRYLTRMNTTECSAPGMVPIPTTDPGESVRITVRVTASPTPAHCKIYWKATDASRRLLFPDKNPIFLDVTVRE; this is encoded by the coding sequence GTGGCGGGCGACCTTCCGAACGCTTCGGCAGACGAGACGGACAACGAGGACGCGGGCCGTCGGGGCAGGAAAGCGACGCCGCCGAACCCGGACGGCGGTCCCGTCGCGGCGTTCGCCCATGAACTCTGGGATCTCAAGCGCCGCGCTGGCGACCCGTCATACGCCGCGATGCGTACCAGACTCGGCGCGGCGGTGTCGCGGTCGTCTCTGTCCGCAGCGACCCGCGGGACCGCACTCCCGAGCTGGGAGACGACCTGGGAGTTCGTCCGGGTCCTGGCGGTCGACACGCTCGGTGCCGACGCGGACGACACCAGACGGGAATGGTGGGCTCGCTGGAAGGCCGCCGGTGCCGCCGAACCAGGAGGTGCCAACGCACCACCTCAGGTGCCTGCACCGCCCGGGGAGGCTCCCGAACCCCAGGCAGCGGGAACCCCTCCCAGACCCGTTGTCCGTCTGACCTTTACCCAGCTGACCGCGGCCGTTGTCGCGGCCCTGGTCGTGGTCGCCAGCGTCGGACTGCTGGTCGGTTGGTCGTTCGCGCCGTCTGCCGAGCCCGCGCCGGAGTCCACGGTCGACAACGCCCATCTCGATGACGCCGCTTTCGAGGGTGACATCACCATCCCGGACGGCACCGTGGTGACTCCTTCCCAGGTGTTCACGAAGGTGTGGCAGCTTCGCAACACCGGGCAGGTCCGGTGGGAGGGCCGTTATCTGACCCGGATGAACACCACCGAGTGTTCGGCGCCCGGCATGGTGCCCATCCCGACCACTGATCCCGGCGAATCAGTGCGGATCACGGTGCGGGTCACCGCAAGCCCCACGCCTGCCCACTGCAAGATCTACTGGAAGGCAACCGACGCCTCGCGGCGCCTACTCTTCCCCGACAAGAATCCGATCTTCCTTGACGTGACCGTACGCGAGTAA
- a CDS encoding peptidase inhibitor family I36 protein, with translation MPFIVFRRGEEGRVVLKRFTLVALIGALISAFFGAVPAYAATARNGVCETGEFCLYYNSNHQGSVSDFATSISDYGDSQPTCYEFKSAGNGQGLCVKNNAAAAWNRTSQSVTVFYNSGYAGASQTIGAGGQVNLNAGIKNENAAHRFGAPAAARDGVCHDDEFCLYYNSDHQGSVSDFATSVSNYGDSQPTCYEFKSAGNGQGLCVKNNAAAAWNRTSQSVTVFYNSGYAGASQTIPAGGKVNLNAGIKNENASHRIGGTSGGGGGGGGEDPGPYPAPPSNPHPSAASRAPNATDRTQFVDNQIANLTGETHCWVGDYRSYEASTTNHNTGNALDCTISDAIGSYPNAAQEAQGWKLARWLQKYASELDVRYVIWDGMIWSVARSSEGWRTYTAGSGVTGGHYDHVHVSIQNPYGD, from the coding sequence GTGCCTTTCATCGTATTCCGCAGAGGTGAAGAAGGGCGTGTAGTGTTAAAGAGATTCACTCTCGTCGCGCTGATCGGCGCGCTGATCAGCGCATTCTTCGGCGCGGTCCCCGCCTACGCGGCGACGGCTCGTAACGGGGTTTGTGAGACAGGCGAGTTCTGCCTGTACTACAACAGCAACCACCAGGGCTCGGTGTCCGACTTCGCGACATCGATTTCCGACTACGGCGACAGCCAGCCGACCTGCTACGAGTTCAAGAGCGCGGGCAACGGTCAGGGCCTGTGCGTGAAGAACAACGCCGCAGCGGCGTGGAACCGCACCAGCCAGTCGGTGACCGTGTTCTACAACAGCGGGTACGCCGGCGCCAGCCAGACGATCGGGGCAGGCGGCCAGGTCAACCTCAACGCGGGTATCAAGAACGAGAACGCCGCCCACCGGTTCGGCGCCCCGGCGGCGGCTCGTGACGGGGTGTGTCACGACGACGAGTTCTGCCTGTACTACAACAGCGACCACCAGGGCTCGGTGTCCGACTTCGCGACGTCGGTCTCGAACTACGGCGACAGCCAGCCGACCTGCTACGAGTTCAAGAGCGCGGGCAACGGTCAGGGCCTGTGCGTGAAGAACAACGCCGCGGCGGCGTGGAACCGCACCAGCCAGTCGGTGACCGTGTTCTACAACAGCGGGTACGCCGGCGCCAGCCAGACGATCCCGGCCGGCGGGAAGGTCAACCTCAACGCGGGCATCAAGAACGAGAACGCCTCCCACCGGATCGGCGGAACCAGCGGCGGTGGCGGTGGTGGCGGTGGCGAGGACCCGGGTCCCTACCCGGCACCGCCGTCCAACCCGCACCCGTCGGCGGCCAGCCGGGCACCGAACGCCACTGACCGCACCCAGTTCGTCGACAACCAGATCGCCAACCTCACCGGTGAGACCCACTGCTGGGTGGGCGACTACCGCAGCTACGAGGCCTCGACGACCAACCACAACACCGGCAACGCCCTGGACTGCACGATCTCGGACGCGATCGGGTCATACCCCAACGCGGCGCAGGAAGCGCAGGGTTGGAAGCTGGCCCGGTGGCTGCAGAAGTACGCCAGCGAGCTGGATGTCCGCTACGTGATCTGGGACGGCATGATCTGGAGCGTCGCCCGCTCGTCCGAGGGCTGGCGCACGTACACGGCCGGATCCGGTGTGACCGGCGGTCACTATGACCACGTCCACGTCTCGATTCAGAACCCTTACGGCGACTGA
- a CDS encoding GNAT family N-acetyltransferase, which translates to MPQPILRTARLLLVPLADEHLELEVQLDSDPEVLRFIFGRARSRDEVIESHTRRLDSAGRVDGLGYWMAFGSGGGRRGSTPPARADEGEFIGLMMLPPAHGPDQPDDPTVSDLGYRLVRRYWRQGLASEASRTLLRHAFDTVGQSRVIAQTMAVNTGSRGVMEAVGMRYVRTYHPTWDDPLPDAELGEVEYEMTREMWAAGTGSR; encoded by the coding sequence GTGCCGCAACCCATCCTGCGTACCGCTCGTCTGCTGCTCGTGCCACTCGCCGATGAGCACCTCGAACTCGAGGTGCAGCTCGATTCCGATCCTGAGGTGCTTCGTTTCATCTTTGGCCGGGCCCGGTCAAGGGACGAGGTGATCGAGTCCCACACCCGGCGGCTGGACTCAGCCGGCAGGGTGGACGGCCTGGGCTACTGGATGGCTTTCGGCTCTGGCGGCGGCAGGCGTGGCTCCACGCCGCCAGCACGGGCGGACGAGGGCGAATTCATCGGCCTCATGATGCTTCCACCGGCGCACGGTCCCGATCAGCCTGACGACCCTACGGTCAGCGACCTGGGCTACCGCCTCGTCCGCCGCTACTGGCGGCAGGGCCTGGCGAGCGAGGCATCCCGTACGTTGCTGCGGCACGCCTTCGACACCGTCGGTCAGTCCCGGGTCATCGCGCAGACCATGGCCGTGAACACCGGGTCTCGCGGGGTCATGGAGGCCGTCGGCATGCGATACGTACGCACCTATCACCCGACCTGGGACGATCCGCTGCCCGACGCCGAGTTGGGCGAGGTGGAGTACGAGATGACCCGTGAGATGTGGGCGGCGGGCACCGGCTCCCGCTGA
- a CDS encoding response regulator, whose amino-acid sequence MTEIPSAPGQPSSSDIGVLLVDDHALIRESFRALLDVSPGFVAVGEAGTGTEAVRLARQHLPDVVLMDVRMPDMDGIEATRQICAAPETASVRVLILTTFDLNEYVYAALRAGASGFLVKDATAADLLAGIRVVAAGEALLAPRVTRRLIATFARQALAAAGTPHGLEVITEREREVLTLIARGLSNTEIAQHLHVTLGTVKTHIGRLLSKLGARDRAQLVITAYETGLVTPKPR is encoded by the coding sequence ATGACGGAGATTCCGTCCGCCCCGGGTCAGCCGTCCTCCTCGGACATCGGCGTGCTCCTCGTCGACGACCACGCTCTCATCCGGGAGAGCTTCCGGGCCCTGCTCGACGTGTCGCCGGGCTTCGTCGCGGTGGGTGAGGCGGGCACCGGTACGGAGGCGGTGCGGCTGGCCCGGCAGCACCTGCCCGACGTGGTGCTGATGGATGTCCGGATGCCGGACATGGACGGCATCGAGGCGACCCGGCAGATCTGCGCGGCGCCGGAGACCGCCTCCGTACGGGTACTCATCCTCACCACCTTCGACCTGAACGAGTACGTCTACGCCGCCCTGCGGGCCGGCGCCAGCGGGTTCCTGGTCAAGGACGCCACGGCAGCCGACCTGCTGGCCGGCATCCGGGTGGTCGCCGCCGGTGAGGCGCTGCTGGCGCCCCGGGTCACCCGGCGACTGATCGCCACGTTCGCCCGGCAGGCCCTGGCGGCGGCCGGTACGCCGCACGGACTGGAGGTGATCACGGAGCGGGAACGTGAGGTGCTGACCCTGATCGCCCGTGGGCTGTCCAACACGGAGATCGCGCAGCACCTGCACGTGACGCTCGGCACCGTGAAGACCCACATCGGGCGGCTGCTCAGCAAGCTCGGTGCACGGGACAGGGCGCAGCTCGTCATCACCGCGTACGAGACCGGCCTGGTGACGCCGAAGCCACGCTGA
- a CDS encoding sensor histidine kinase, giving the protein MRSRQDQSRPRPTGSELRSTVVDTTVAVVLAYLAASATLDPPGPAFTGPGWVAWLTGAAVGLPLAVRRRWPMPVLGCVVVVAAAATATGVVGTGVIWVTYAPVGLALYTAASAAGPVAASVALVGSLAAPAATIAWLYDRLGIVAADAPDSEVPLWWVFDLGLVTAVLTLAWAIGRIVRWRRTIQAGLARQLALDAVAAERLRIARELHDIVGHSMSLIAVKATVANHIAAERPAETRAALVTIERTSRAALTEIRRLLDVLRSDTDPAPELSPSPGTADLSDLTERLRSAGLRVDLRLDGADNLPEAIGLTVFRIVQESLTNVMKHANAGHCQVTVRARDGGVHIEILDDGRAHRSSGRRAVGQGLIGMRERVTMYGGTLVTGPRPEGGFQVVADIPYVATEETA; this is encoded by the coding sequence ATGCGTTCCAGGCAGGACCAAAGCCGGCCACGGCCGACCGGATCAGAGCTTCGCAGCACCGTCGTGGACACCACGGTCGCGGTGGTGCTGGCGTATCTGGCGGCGAGCGCCACACTCGACCCGCCGGGTCCGGCCTTCACCGGCCCGGGATGGGTCGCCTGGCTGACCGGCGCCGCGGTGGGGCTTCCGCTGGCGGTCCGCCGCCGGTGGCCGATGCCGGTGCTCGGCTGCGTGGTGGTGGTTGCCGCGGCGGCGACCGCGACCGGCGTCGTGGGGACCGGGGTCATCTGGGTGACCTACGCGCCCGTCGGGCTGGCGCTCTACACGGCGGCCAGCGCAGCGGGCCCCGTCGCCGCATCGGTGGCCCTGGTCGGCAGCCTCGCCGCGCCGGCAGCCACCATTGCGTGGCTCTACGACAGGTTGGGGATCGTAGCGGCCGACGCGCCCGACAGTGAGGTGCCGTTGTGGTGGGTGTTCGATCTCGGCCTGGTCACCGCTGTGCTGACCTTGGCCTGGGCCATCGGGCGGATCGTCCGGTGGCGCCGGACGATCCAGGCCGGCCTCGCGCGCCAACTCGCCCTCGACGCGGTGGCCGCCGAGCGGCTGCGAATCGCCCGGGAACTGCACGACATCGTCGGGCACAGCATGAGTCTGATCGCGGTGAAGGCCACCGTGGCCAACCACATCGCGGCGGAACGACCCGCGGAGACGCGGGCTGCCCTCGTGACGATCGAGCGGACCAGCCGGGCCGCGCTCACCGAGATCCGACGGCTGCTCGACGTGCTGCGCTCGGATACCGATCCGGCCCCCGAACTCAGCCCGTCACCCGGGACCGCCGACCTGTCCGACCTCACCGAGCGGTTACGATCCGCCGGGCTGCGGGTGGATCTGCGCCTGGACGGCGCTGACAACCTGCCGGAGGCAATCGGCCTCACCGTCTTCCGGATCGTCCAGGAGTCGCTCACGAACGTGATGAAGCATGCGAACGCCGGCCACTGCCAGGTGACGGTACGGGCCCGGGACGGCGGCGTGCACATCGAGATCCTCGACGACGGCCGCGCGCACCGGTCGTCGGGCCGCCGGGCCGTCGGGCAGGGCCTCATCGGCATGCGTGAGCGGGTGACGATGTACGGCGGCACGCTGGTCACGGGCCCCCGCCCGGAGGGCGGCTTCCAGGTCGTCGCCGACATCCCGTACGTCGCGACGGAGGAGACCGCATGA